TCTAATAACTTTGGAGGCTACATAATAAGCAATTTGGTTTCATTTGATAATGATGGAGGCATAAATAATATTGATGCTATTCCATCTTATCAATGCATTGATGCAATAACGCCTGCAATTGTTTTGGAAAATTTTGGAGTTAATCCTCTGGAAACTGCAATTATTCAATATACGCTTGATAATGATATTCCACTGTTCTATCAGTGGAAGGGTTTACTGAATCCGGGTGAATCTGATACCATTATCTTACCTACGCTTCAGGCGAATGCAGGGTCTCATGAATTAAATGTTTTAATCACACAGGCAAACGGATCAACGGATGTAAATAATTCAAATGATAAAAGCATCTTTTTTACAATTATTGGAACGAGTGTACCATTGCCGTTTTCTGAAAAGTTTGAAAATGCAAATCTCCCATTAGGATTTTTTATTAATAATTCTGATAATGGACCTACCTGGAATATTACTGATTTATCCATTAAAGGCAGTGAGCATAATTTTGCTTTACAAATGGAATTCCACAATGGCCTGAGTTTAGAAGGGGAAGTAGATGATTTGTTTTTGCAGAACCTCGATTTAACCAATGAATCGCAGGTGGAGCTGGGTTTTGATCTGGCATATACATATTACAGCGATCACTATTTTGACGGGCTGAAAGTTCAGATTTCTGAGGATTGCGGGTCAAGCTGGTCCACTGTGTACGATAAGCAAAAAGAAGAATTACAGACCGCCCCGGTAAGTGACATCTATTTTATTCCTGCACCGGAACAGTGGCGGCATGAACAGGTAAACATTAGTAATTATGTCGGAAATTCAAATGTCCTTGTCCGATTAAGGGCTATAAGCGGTTTGGGAAATAATCTTTATATCGATAATATAACCTTAAATGAGACTACAGGAATAGAATCTTTACCCGCGGCTGGAACACTTAGATTAGCTCCGAATCCTGCTGATGACATGTTCTCCATTTTATTACCCGGTAAACCAAATATTATTGGACAGATACAGATTTTTAATCTTCTTGGTCAGCAAATTCTTGTAATAGATAGCAGTAAACCATTCCCTGCTTCCATAAAAACTTCCGATTGGCCGGAGGGCATTTATATGGTAAACATGATCCATAAGGGCTCAATTGTAAACCAGCAGATGCTGGACATAATACACTGAGATCATTACTTCAATAACTCCGGGAAAGCGGTAATCATAGCATGTTAAGAGTCCTGTTTCTTTTTTTGCTCACTTATCCATTTGTTCATTTTAGCTTCCAGAACTGCAATTGGCAGGCAGCCGTCCTGTAATATCTCATCATGAAATTTGCTAATGCTGAAATGTTCACCCAATGCATCCTGAGCATTTTTTCTAAGCTCTAAAATTTTTAACTGCCCGACTTTATAGCTCAGGGCCTGACCGGGAATAGCCATATATCTCTCTATTTCACTGGTTATATCAGCCTCACTTTCTGCCTCATTTTCTTTCGAAAATTCAATTGCCTGCTCACGCGCCCACCCCTTAGTATGGATACCTGCATCTACAACCAGCCGTATTGCCCTATGCATTTCTTCACTTAACATTCCAAAATACTGGTAGGGATCATTATAGAGTCCAAGATTTTTACCCAGCGATTCACAGTATAAGGCCCAGCCTTCACCGTACGCACCGTACCAGATAAAACGCCGGAAATTGGGTAATGCTGTATTTTCCTGCTGTAATGAAATTTGATAATGGTGGCCCGGTATTGCCTCATGGGAAAATAAATCTTCCATAGAAATATTATTAAATGTCTTTGGATCTGTTATCGGAACATAAAAAATTCCAGGCCGTGATCCATCCGGAGAGCCCTGGTTATATTCTGCGCTTGCACTCGCCTCGCGGAAAGCTTCCGTTTCGCGCACTTCAAATGGTGTCTTCGGAAAAACACTGAAAAGATTTTTGAGATATGGCTTTTCTTTATCCTGTATTGCGCGGTAACCATTGAGCACATCCTCTTTTGTCTGATATGGAAAGAACTTCGGATCGGAATGCAGGTAATTAAAGAAGTCTTTTAAAGATCCGTTAAAGTTCACCTGCTTCATAGTTTCCCCCATCTCGCCTCTTATTCTATTTACTTCACGCTGACCTAATTCGAAAATGGAATCAGCACTCATGGAAGTTGTAGTCCACTGTTTAATAAGAAAGTTATAGTATTCTTTTCCATCGGGTATATTTGAAATTCCTGCGGACGATCTGCAACCCGGAAGGTATTCAGTACTGATAAAAGTATAGAGCTTCTGGTAAGATGGATTAATTTGCCCGTCGATTGCCCTGACAAATAAATCAGTCAACCGCTTGTTATCATCCTCGGAAAACTTCATTGAATCAAGCTTACCTATGGGCTGATAGAAAACACTTTT
Above is a genomic segment from Chitinophagales bacterium containing:
- a CDS encoding T9SS type A sorting domain-containing protein gives rise to the protein MKKKFAPAVIFFGVFFSIATAQVRILNHDTRPPRNCVNASNNFGGYIISNLVSFDNDGGINNIDAIPSYQCIDAITPAIVLENFGVNPLETAIIQYTLDNDIPLFYQWKGLLNPGESDTIILPTLQANAGSHELNVLITQANGSTDVNNSNDKSIFFTIIGTSVPLPFSEKFENANLPLGFFINNSDNGPTWNITDLSIKGSEHNFALQMEFHNGLSLEGEVDDLFLQNLDLTNESQVELGFDLAYTYYSDHYFDGLKVQISEDCGSSWSTVYDKQKEELQTAPVSDIYFIPAPEQWRHEQVNISNYVGNSNVLVRLRAISGLGNNLYIDNITLNETTGIESLPAAGTLRLAPNPADDMFSILLPGKPNIIGQIQIFNLLGQQILVIDSSKPFPASIKTSDWPEGIYMVNMIHKGSIVNQQMLDIIH
- a CDS encoding DUF885 domain-containing protein → MNKILLVTALLLTAACSPMQKEKKLSSANSNSFNRLLLDYYDQRMQLYPLEATQNGDNRYNNILNNDLTVSFREREKAFYQLFQDSLKKFDRPQMAGTDQMSYDVLSWETSINLERLHFHENLMPINQFWSLPLTMAQLGSGSGNQPFKTVQDYQNFLERINSFSAWCDTAISNMRTGMKQGYVYPKVLMERVLPELKGIISGDVKKSVFYQPIGKLDSMKFSEDDNKRLTDLFVRAIDGQINPSYQKLYTFISTEYLPGCRSSAGISNIPDGKEYYNFLIKQWTTTSMSADSIFELGQREVNRIRGEMGETMKQVNFNGSLKDFFNYLHSDPKFFPYQTKEDVLNGYRAIQDKEKPYLKNLFSVFPKTPFEVRETEAFREASASAEYNQGSPDGSRPGIFYVPITDPKTFNNISMEDLFSHEAIPGHHYQISLQQENTALPNFRRFIWYGAYGEGWALYCESLGKNLGLYNDPYQYFGMLSEEMHRAIRLVVDAGIHTKGWAREQAIEFSKENEAESEADITSEIERYMAIPGQALSYKVGQLKILELRKNAQDALGEHFSISKFHDEILQDGCLPIAVLEAKMNKWISEQKKKQDS